A stretch of Rhodohalobacter mucosus DNA encodes these proteins:
- a CDS encoding TonB-dependent receptor plug domain-containing protein has product MKRVELCIPMLLALILTVPFELFAQTTVELDSIQVTASRISSTVSESGKHVSVLTQADIRQLPVTSVDELIRSLPGLNLNSRQGFGIQSDVGIRGSTFSQVLFMLDNAPLNDPLTAHFNTNIPVSLSEIGQIEIVRGPSSASYGADAVGGVIHIKTKTYMEREVTRGSRLVNYATAEVSGGQNSLYLADGALELQGTRWRMSASLRSVESDGEKLPNPGFEEGVSDREFYRNFFTLRNSSVSFSYRPARNWSLYVRGGLDYRDFSARYFYTRSAFDESVEEITSRWVLSSITRDTGKNRSEFNLSYRMVDDIFDFNSRIGIEPNEHTTGRTFANFSHQIMSDPSHSLLGLQRIMAGAQFSNRTINSTDRGNHDELLGGIYLITQLNPISRTNITASARLQFDNRGNRDLLPQLSASYTLNNLTLRTSAGKAIRVGDFTERYISSQIPNLTPGRNIGNPDLLPERSITVDAGADWRASGNTRVSVTGFYRTSDDLIDYVLTNSSEIGNADNLQPGEMYFYTRNISSAQTSGVEILLAHEKRMSRNSMGSADISYTYLRTSADTGNVSKYIANHPSHQFSLNLGLRLNNLSIVSQSSFRVRSPETAEPIAAEVPGEVFLTHLNLDYQLSGAFSVYSKILNLTDRRYQEILGPPMPGRWAMFGVRFDFR; this is encoded by the coding sequence ATGAAAAGAGTAGAACTCTGCATTCCAATGCTGCTGGCACTAATCCTTACCGTCCCATTTGAACTTTTTGCACAGACTACAGTTGAACTTGATTCTATACAGGTTACTGCATCCAGGATTTCCTCAACGGTGTCGGAAAGCGGGAAGCACGTATCAGTTTTAACTCAGGCCGATATACGGCAGCTGCCCGTTACATCAGTAGACGAGCTTATTCGCTCGCTGCCGGGCCTGAATCTGAATTCACGTCAGGGTTTTGGAATACAGTCTGATGTAGGGATACGCGGCTCCACCTTTTCACAGGTGCTGTTTATGCTCGATAACGCACCCCTTAACGATCCTCTGACCGCACATTTCAATACCAATATTCCTGTTTCGCTTTCCGAAATAGGTCAAATAGAAATTGTCAGAGGCCCATCCAGCGCATCCTACGGCGCTGATGCTGTTGGCGGAGTGATTCACATCAAGACAAAAACCTACATGGAGCGTGAAGTGACCCGGGGCAGCAGGCTTGTGAATTATGCAACGGCCGAAGTTTCGGGAGGTCAGAACAGTCTCTACCTGGCAGATGGCGCCCTTGAGCTTCAGGGCACCCGATGGAGAATGAGTGCTTCCCTTCGATCTGTGGAATCGGATGGCGAAAAGCTGCCCAATCCTGGATTTGAAGAGGGCGTCTCGGACCGGGAATTTTACCGCAACTTCTTTACGCTACGAAATTCATCCGTATCCTTCTCCTACAGGCCTGCCAGAAACTGGTCGCTCTATGTGCGCGGAGGGCTGGATTACAGGGATTTCAGTGCGCGGTATTTTTACACAAGAAGCGCCTTTGACGAATCTGTGGAAGAGATAACAAGCCGATGGGTTCTCTCTTCCATCACACGCGACACGGGTAAAAACCGGAGCGAGTTCAACCTGTCGTACCGCATGGTTGACGATATTTTTGATTTCAATTCGCGTATCGGAATTGAGCCGAATGAGCACACCACCGGACGTACTTTTGCAAATTTTTCTCACCAAATTATGAGTGATCCCTCACATTCTCTGCTTGGCCTGCAGCGAATCATGGCCGGAGCTCAGTTTTCGAACAGAACCATAAATAGCACAGATCGCGGTAATCATGATGAGCTCTTAGGAGGCATATATCTGATCACACAATTAAACCCAATTTCCAGAACAAACATTACCGCAAGCGCACGCCTTCAGTTCGACAACCGCGGAAACCGTGACCTGCTTCCGCAGCTGAGCGCATCTTACACCCTGAATAATCTGACTTTAAGGACCTCTGCGGGAAAAGCGATTCGTGTCGGTGATTTCACTGAAAGATATATTTCTTCCCAAATCCCCAACCTTACCCCCGGCAGAAATATTGGAAATCCTGACCTCCTCCCTGAGCGCTCGATAACCGTGGATGCAGGCGCCGACTGGAGAGCTTCCGGAAACACAAGAGTTTCAGTAACGGGGTTCTACAGAACCTCAGACGACTTGATAGACTATGTACTCACAAACTCGTCGGAAATAGGCAACGCTGACAATCTGCAGCCCGGTGAGATGTATTTTTATACCCGGAACATATCAAGCGCTCAGACATCCGGGGTTGAAATCTTATTGGCGCATGAAAAACGCATGAGCCGGAACTCCATGGGATCGGCCGATATATCCTACACATACCTTCGCACATCCGCCGACACCGGAAATGTTTCAAAATATATAGCAAACCATCCCTCCCATCAGTTCTCCCTGAACCTGGGCCTTCGTTTGAACAATCTTTCAATTGTGTCACAATCCTCATTCAGGGTAAGATCTCCCGAAACAGCCGAACCCATTGCGGCTGAGGTACCGGGTGAAGTTTTTCTTACCCATCTGAATCTTGACTATCAGCTAAGCGGAGCCTTCTCGGTTTACTCAAAAATTCTGAATCTGACCGACAGGCGCTATCAGGAAATATTGGGCCCTCCAATGCCGGGAAGATGGGCAATGTTTGGGGTGCGATTTGATTTTCGTTAA
- a CDS encoding response regulator produces MNTARVLIVEDEMIQSMVLESMITEFGYEVIGKARTGREAIDMALDMKPDIITMDISLHDDIDGISATQQIQEVSQIPVIYITGNTDRYNYQRAIKTFHIDILSKPINKRNLQQTFLKAVNADSMTD; encoded by the coding sequence ATGAATACAGCACGAGTTCTCATTGTAGAAGATGAAATGATTCAGTCGATGGTTCTTGAAAGTATGATAACCGAATTCGGTTACGAAGTTATCGGAAAAGCCAGAACAGGACGTGAAGCTATTGATATGGCACTTGATATGAAACCGGATATCATCACCATGGATATTTCCCTTCACGATGATATTGACGGTATCAGTGCAACACAACAAATTCAGGAGGTTTCCCAGATTCCGGTGATTTACATTACAGGAAATACAGACCGCTACAACTATCAGCGGGCTATCAAGACCTTTCATATAGATATTCTTTCCAAGCCTATCAATAAAAGAAACCTTCAGCAGACATTTTTAAAGGCCGTTAACGCCGACAGCATGACGGACTAA
- a CDS encoding TIGR02757 family protein, whose protein sequence is MNTLPKLRTRSLAKLRELKPYLDDINNRVERHSYIKDDPVRFMHMYTDKKDMEIAGFLAATMAWGRRDIVIAKADELLKRMDYSPYEFVSNYNQAEFSRFNNFRHRTFKPIDIHGLLLALQQIYTEFRDFEAFWNRCYRIGENQGRHFLAVFHEEFFRRSSDLAGRTVKHVSNPEKGSPCKRLYMYLRWTIRDGSPVDPGIWSFIKPSELMIPFDVHVARQARRYGLLSRRTNDWKSVNELTQTLIQLDPLDPARYDYALFGIGALDYRLPKRFILNRT, encoded by the coding sequence ATGAACACTCTTCCAAAGCTCAGAACACGTTCCCTGGCAAAATTGCGAGAGTTAAAACCCTATTTAGACGACATCAATAACAGGGTTGAAAGACATAGCTACATCAAGGATGATCCGGTTCGGTTCATGCATATGTATACGGACAAAAAAGACATGGAGATTGCGGGGTTTCTGGCTGCCACCATGGCCTGGGGCCGGCGGGATATCGTGATTGCCAAAGCGGACGAATTGCTGAAACGCATGGATTATTCTCCGTACGAATTTGTGAGCAACTACAACCAGGCCGAATTCAGCCGGTTCAACAATTTCAGGCACCGCACTTTCAAACCGATCGACATTCATGGGCTGCTTCTTGCATTGCAGCAGATATACACTGAATTCAGAGATTTTGAAGCATTCTGGAACCGGTGCTACAGGATCGGTGAAAATCAGGGCAGACACTTCCTGGCTGTATTTCATGAGGAGTTTTTCCGGAGAAGCAGTGATCTTGCCGGCCGAACAGTGAAACATGTCTCCAACCCGGAAAAGGGAAGCCCCTGTAAACGTCTGTATATGTACCTGCGCTGGACAATCAGGGATGGGAGTCCGGTGGATCCGGGAATATGGTCATTTATTAAACCCTCTGAACTCATGATCCCGTTTGATGTACATGTTGCCAGGCAAGCTCGTCGTTATGGACTTTTGTCGAGAAGAACAAATGACTGGAAATCTGTTAACGAACTCACTCAAACTCTGATTCAACTGGATCCGCTTGATCCGGCAAGGTACGATTATGCCCTGTTTGGAATAGGCGCACTGGATTACAGGCTTCCCAAACGATTTATATTGAATCGAACCTGA
- the mutY gene encoding A/G-specific adenine glycosylase, with protein sequence MSDRFAENLLTWYRREKRDLPWRKTDDPYRIWVSEIMLQQTRVDTVIPYWHRFLAAFPTVHHLANADRQQVLKLWEGLGYYSRGRNLHDAARTVADKYDGRLPDTYEKISALKGIGPYSAAAILSIAFNKPYAVVDGNVIRVITRYFGIEEDIRSASVRNRVREHAEELIPNNEPGDFNQAVMELGATVCTPKNPQCSSCPVSAGCIANQTSRTDVIPYKSKAKKIPHHKIGVGLIVNQSGKLLIALRPEDAMLGGLWEFPGGKNDTGESLEETVIRELREELGVEVRVSEKYMQLKHAYSHFKITLHAYWCTIISGNPQPKSSEKLKWVSLDELEQHPFPKANKILVEGLQNMQPEDLKRFLIK encoded by the coding sequence GTGTCTGACAGATTTGCGGAAAATTTACTCACCTGGTACCGGCGTGAAAAACGTGATCTGCCCTGGCGAAAAACCGACGATCCCTATCGGATCTGGGTTTCTGAAATTATGCTCCAGCAAACACGGGTCGATACGGTAATCCCGTACTGGCACAGGTTCCTGGCGGCATTCCCAACAGTACATCATCTTGCAAATGCCGATCGGCAGCAGGTATTAAAACTTTGGGAAGGGTTAGGATACTACAGCCGCGGCCGCAATCTGCACGATGCAGCCAGGACCGTTGCAGATAAGTATGACGGACGCCTGCCGGACACCTATGAGAAAATTTCGGCACTTAAGGGCATTGGCCCGTACAGTGCAGCCGCCATTTTGAGCATTGCTTTCAACAAACCCTATGCAGTGGTAGACGGCAATGTGATTCGTGTGATAACCCGATACTTTGGGATAGAGGAGGATATACGTTCAGCTTCGGTAAGGAACCGGGTTCGCGAACATGCTGAAGAGCTCATTCCGAATAATGAACCGGGTGATTTTAATCAGGCCGTTATGGAGCTGGGCGCTACCGTTTGTACGCCAAAAAATCCACAGTGCAGTTCATGCCCTGTTTCGGCGGGATGTATTGCAAACCAAACATCACGAACAGACGTAATTCCCTACAAGTCGAAAGCAAAAAAAATCCCGCATCACAAAATTGGAGTTGGATTGATCGTCAATCAATCAGGAAAACTACTGATTGCGCTGCGTCCTGAAGATGCGATGCTCGGAGGACTATGGGAATTTCCCGGCGGAAAAAATGATACCGGTGAATCTCTGGAAGAGACCGTAATCAGAGAGCTGCGTGAAGAGCTTGGCGTTGAGGTTCGTGTGTCTGAAAAATACATGCAGCTCAAACATGCCTACTCTCACTTCAAAATTACACTGCATGCTTACTGGTGCACCATCATCTCCGGCAACCCCCAACCCAAATCAAGTGAAAAACTAAAATGGGTGAGCCTGGACGAACTAGAGCAGCACCCATTTCCAAAAGCCAATAAAATACTGGTTGAAGGCCTGCAAAACATGCAGCCTGAGGATTTGAAACGTTTTCTGATAAAATGA
- a CDS encoding Ig domain-containing protein, with amino-acid sequence MQKLYRTLTFLVLFPICLITVDSAFAQWSLNPARQLEIPDITAIESSETHLYALSETEGLVVFRAHSDSLQWLYSSTGMQQRGNTLQSDIRFAYLYGNGRRLTVVEPTSVLGVYSSTLLPSAPNSVSRIGNKLYLALGENGLGTLDLSNPESVDSEIMILDQDRFRGQPVQSLVSDNEQILYVLSGGNRIDIYRVSRDRTDSENPPTAVHDERVRLDRAAEKLFLTENELVGSDSEGRVFLINSDGRTNVIADAGTSIKKLSSWNDTIVFQTSGHVLWLGDYDQNSRISAWRLNEQAGNHFTVTENELWVSNFDNIAPVTMQISDDDSTVLRDNGPLKIADIEDIILPFPKPLLLPLTLENSVETDVSFSYEAPFTNARIRGNTFYWQPTATQTGRHRIEIFATTPEGENHSVSFMVELRPFNSPPRFTPLRPITIPINEAFQLEIKAVDPDGMNKDLIRYLAVDLPDGARLDERTGQFTWNPSIRQVGTHRFEIVATDQYGAAASQDVEIQVLEISEDESDLENGR; translated from the coding sequence ATGCAAAAACTATATCGTACGCTTACTTTTCTTGTCCTCTTTCCCATTTGTCTTATAACGGTTGATTCTGCTTTTGCACAGTGGAGCTTAAACCCGGCCCGGCAGCTCGAAATACCCGACATTACCGCCATCGAAAGTTCTGAAACGCATCTCTACGCGCTATCGGAGACCGAAGGATTGGTTGTATTCAGGGCACACAGCGATTCGCTGCAGTGGCTCTACTCTTCGACGGGCATGCAGCAGAGAGGAAATACCCTTCAAAGCGACATCCGTTTCGCCTACCTTTACGGCAACGGAAGGAGGCTGACGGTAGTGGAACCAACATCGGTACTGGGCGTTTACTCCTCCACTCTCCTCCCGTCCGCTCCCAACTCCGTAAGCCGCATCGGCAATAAACTCTACCTTGCGCTGGGCGAAAACGGTCTCGGAACGCTGGATCTGTCAAATCCTGAAAGCGTCGATTCCGAAATTATGATTCTGGATCAGGATCGCTTTCGCGGGCAGCCGGTTCAGAGCCTGGTATCAGATAATGAACAAATTCTATACGTTTTGAGCGGCGGGAACAGAATCGATATCTACAGGGTGAGCAGGGACCGAACTGATTCTGAAAATCCTCCAACAGCAGTTCACGATGAACGTGTACGACTCGACCGTGCAGCTGAAAAACTTTTCCTGACAGAGAATGAGCTGGTTGGCTCCGACTCTGAAGGCCGTGTATTCCTGATTAATTCGGATGGACGCACAAACGTGATCGCTGATGCGGGCACCTCAATCAAAAAACTATCTTCCTGGAACGATACGATCGTTTTTCAGACTTCCGGTCATGTGCTCTGGCTCGGTGATTATGATCAGAATTCCCGTATATCAGCATGGCGGTTGAACGAGCAGGCCGGAAATCACTTTACCGTGACTGAGAATGAACTCTGGGTTTCCAATTTTGACAATATTGCTCCTGTCACAATGCAGATCAGCGATGATGATTCAACCGTTCTGCGGGACAACGGTCCACTCAAAATTGCGGATATCGAGGATATCATACTTCCCTTTCCAAAACCGCTGCTTCTTCCCCTTACTCTTGAAAACAGTGTTGAAACGGATGTATCATTCAGTTATGAAGCACCATTTACCAATGCACGTATCCGGGGAAATACATTTTACTGGCAGCCTACAGCAACTCAAACAGGGCGGCACAGAATAGAAATCTTTGCAACCACCCCCGAAGGAGAGAATCACTCCGTATCTTTCATGGTAGAATTGCGGCCATTCAATTCACCGCCCCGTTTTACTCCGCTCAGACCTATTACAATTCCAATAAATGAGGCCTTTCAGCTCGAAATCAAGGCCGTTGATCCTGATGGTATGAACAAGGATTTGATCCGTTACCTCGCCGTGGATCTGCCGGATGGAGCGCGACTCGACGAGCGAACCGGCCAGTTCACCTGGAACCCCAGCATTCGACAGGTGGGTACGCACCGATTCGAAATTGTTGCAACCGACCAGTACGGTGCAGCTGCCTCCCAGGATGTGGAGATTCAGGTATTGGAAATCTCTGAAGATGAATCCGATTTAGAGAACGGCCGGTAG
- a CDS encoding NAD-dependent epimerase/dehydratase family protein, producing the protein MNAFVTGGTGFIGSHLADALIEHPDYDIVKCLVRSREKWLEGKTYKKVSGDLHSLHVLNRVIDKEDVIFHLAAVVKAPSQKEFDYANVEATENLLRIAEKKGVRKLVILSSLAAAGPSSGTPLTENSLLNPVSRYGESKKRMEQLVHRLAPENMSVTILRPPAVYGPREDQIFTLFKMMKYGIAPIVGSGNHPELSIMYVQDVIQALLKAANQSEPGIHTYFISGPEIANWNKIRDIVSTVLGKKNIPVKLNPAWVKKIAGAVETTGSLFGSYPVLNREKANEMILEWTCSYEKAARELDFKPEYSLSEGISRTLTWYRKHGWL; encoded by the coding sequence ATGAACGCATTTGTTACCGGCGGTACCGGATTTATTGGCAGTCATCTTGCAGATGCACTTATTGAACATCCTGACTACGATATTGTAAAATGTCTGGTTCGATCGCGTGAAAAGTGGCTTGAAGGAAAAACCTACAAGAAAGTTAGCGGCGATCTTCATTCGCTCCATGTACTCAACAGGGTGATCGATAAAGAAGATGTCATTTTTCATCTCGCAGCCGTTGTAAAAGCTCCATCTCAGAAAGAATTCGATTATGCCAACGTTGAAGCCACCGAAAATCTGTTGCGAATTGCAGAAAAAAAAGGTGTCCGCAAACTTGTGATTCTGTCATCGCTGGCAGCTGCCGGGCCCAGCAGCGGAACACCGCTCACAGAGAATAGTTTGCTGAATCCGGTGAGCCGATACGGTGAATCAAAAAAACGAATGGAGCAGCTGGTACATCGTTTGGCGCCCGAGAATATGTCGGTAACCATACTTCGCCCGCCGGCAGTTTACGGACCCCGGGAAGACCAGATTTTCACTTTATTTAAAATGATGAAGTACGGGATTGCGCCTATTGTAGGCTCCGGAAACCATCCGGAACTCTCCATCATGTATGTTCAGGATGTGATACAGGCACTATTAAAAGCTGCGAATCAGAGCGAGCCCGGAATCCACACTTACTTCATCAGCGGTCCCGAGATTGCAAACTGGAACAAGATCCGCGACATTGTATCCACTGTACTCGGTAAAAAAAATATTCCTGTTAAGCTGAATCCGGCCTGGGTAAAAAAAATTGCGGGTGCTGTTGAAACAACCGGCTCTTTATTTGGTTCCTATCCGGTATTAAACCGGGAAAAAGCCAATGAAATGATTCTTGAATGGACCTGTTCATATGAGAAAGCGGCAAGGGAACTTGATTTCAAGCCGGAGTACTCACTCAGTGAGGGAATTTCAAGAACACTGACATGGTACCGAAAGCATGGATGGCTATAA
- a CDS encoding glycosyltransferase family 4 protein produces MTEIRVALFTGNYHHVRDGVSLTLNRLVAYLMENGVKVLVLGPTIENPALKHNGTLVPVPSIRLPGRPEYRITTSFPAEAQKELEQFSPTLVHIATPDLLGFKALKWAEKNEVPVVSSYHTHFTSYLKYYKLSLIEPFLWKYLKWFYARCRHLYVPTPSMAEWLKEKGVECELKIWARGIESSEFSPQNRDLSWRRSNGFEDDDLVITFVSRLVWEKNLRLFADVVKRLMEKYDNVKALIVGDGPAADELKKMFPEAVYAGFLKGENLSKAYAGSDIFFFPSDTETFGNVTLEAMASGLPCVVANAAGSKSLVQNSVNGYLLPVEEPEAFYTALEKLILDDQLREEMGEKSVDMAQNYSWESINGKLLEYYRQVV; encoded by the coding sequence ATGACTGAAATTCGTGTAGCACTATTTACCGGGAACTACCATCATGTACGCGACGGCGTATCTCTTACACTCAACAGATTGGTGGCCTACCTGATGGAAAATGGCGTGAAAGTACTGGTTTTAGGCCCAACTATTGAAAATCCCGCCCTGAAACATAACGGTACCCTTGTTCCGGTTCCCTCTATTCGGCTTCCGGGCAGGCCTGAATACAGGATCACCACATCGTTTCCGGCTGAAGCGCAAAAGGAGCTGGAGCAGTTCAGCCCCACTCTGGTGCACATTGCCACACCCGACCTGCTGGGTTTTAAAGCACTGAAATGGGCTGAAAAGAACGAGGTGCCCGTTGTATCATCATACCACACCCATTTTACAAGCTATCTGAAATACTACAAATTATCTCTTATTGAACCATTTCTGTGGAAGTACCTGAAATGGTTTTATGCGCGATGCAGGCACCTCTATGTGCCCACTCCTTCAATGGCTGAATGGCTGAAGGAAAAGGGCGTTGAATGCGAACTTAAAATATGGGCAAGGGGGATTGAAAGCTCAGAGTTCAGCCCCCAGAATAGAGACCTCTCGTGGAGAAGATCGAACGGATTTGAGGATGATGATCTTGTCATCACCTTTGTATCGAGGCTTGTTTGGGAGAAAAACCTAAGATTGTTTGCAGATGTAGTAAAACGGCTGATGGAGAAATATGACAATGTGAAAGCATTGATTGTTGGAGACGGTCCTGCAGCTGATGAATTAAAGAAGATGTTCCCCGAAGCGGTATATGCAGGATTTCTGAAGGGGGAGAATCTCTCCAAAGCGTATGCGGGAAGCGATATATTCTTTTTCCCATCCGACACAGAGACATTTGGCAATGTTACCCTTGAGGCCATGGCAAGCGGCCTGCCCTGCGTTGTGGCCAATGCTGCCGGCAGTAAATCGCTGGTGCAAAACAGCGTAAATGGTTATCTGCTTCCGGTTGAGGAACCGGAAGCATTTTATACAGCCCTGGAAAAATTAATATTGGATGATCAGCTGAGAGAGGAAATGGGGGAAAAATCGGTTGATATGGCACAAAATTACTCCTGGGAATCGATTAACGGTAAACTGCTTGAATACTACAGGCAGGTTGTCTGA
- a CDS encoding glycosyltransferase family 4 protein, with protein MKILYISHLHPPAGKPLKNLGGMQNVSMQLVKTMEKRDDVELFTIIHQASWRMIGLKTFLFLFTLLWKIPAAIKKHNPDVILFSSMVTAAILPFLLKKPSVPCATINHGQDVTLPVKIYQWYLPIVFRHLDGVISVSEATRRACISRGMKPEKGGVLPNGIHTDVLAELPSKEDARKRIEKEFNINLSGRYILLSVGRQVKRKGHAWFIDNVLPNLESNVIFLIIGDGPEHEKIWQARERAAGKQNILIAGKQPDAVLNAAYAAADLFIMPNIPVEGDMEGFGIVLLEANRAGVPAVAADLEGIKDVIVQGVNGYRVPSGNAEEFAERIDETLKNELKELSLKAREFVINTFSWNSVVDKYVTFLKRLN; from the coding sequence TTGAAAATTCTCTATATATCACATCTTCATCCACCTGCCGGAAAGCCGCTGAAAAATCTGGGCGGAATGCAGAATGTCAGTATGCAGCTGGTAAAAACGATGGAAAAAAGAGATGACGTGGAGCTGTTTACCATTATTCATCAGGCATCCTGGAGAATGATTGGTCTGAAAACATTTCTTTTTCTGTTTACGCTTCTGTGGAAAATACCCGCTGCCATAAAAAAGCATAATCCGGACGTGATTCTGTTCTCATCGATGGTAACCGCTGCAATTCTTCCCTTCCTGTTGAAAAAACCATCTGTACCCTGTGCTACGATCAATCATGGCCAGGACGTAACTCTTCCGGTTAAAATCTATCAATGGTATTTACCCATTGTTTTCAGGCACCTTGACGGTGTAATATCTGTTTCGGAAGCTACCCGGAGGGCATGTATCAGTCGTGGCATGAAGCCAGAGAAAGGAGGGGTGCTTCCAAACGGCATTCATACGGACGTTCTGGCAGAGTTGCCATCAAAAGAAGATGCAAGAAAGCGCATCGAAAAAGAGTTCAATATAAATCTGAGCGGTCGTTATATTCTATTATCGGTGGGTCGCCAGGTAAAAAGAAAAGGTCATGCGTGGTTTATTGACAATGTTTTGCCAAATCTTGAATCAAATGTGATATTCTTGATTATTGGAGACGGCCCGGAACATGAAAAGATTTGGCAGGCGAGGGAGAGAGCTGCGGGGAAACAAAATATACTGATTGCAGGTAAACAACCTGATGCGGTACTGAATGCAGCTTACGCCGCTGCAGATCTTTTTATTATGCCCAACATCCCGGTTGAGGGAGACATGGAGGGTTTTGGAATTGTATTGCTGGAGGCAAACCGTGCAGGTGTTCCGGCTGTTGCGGCCGATTTGGAGGGAATCAAAGATGTAATTGTTCAGGGAGTGAATGGTTACAGGGTCCCGAGCGGAAACGCCGAAGAGTTTGCTGAACGAATAGATGAAACCCTAAAAAATGAATTGAAAGAGCTGTCTTTAAAAGCCAGAGAATTTGTGATAAATACATTCAGCTGGAATTCGGTTGTCGATAAATATGTAACATTTCTGAAAAGACTGAATTAA
- a CDS encoding aminotransferase class I/II-fold pyridoxal phosphate-dependent enzyme: MADTTAKTTYSKVFQKAYDFTKADEIKEMGLYPYFKPLQATDGTIVKIEGRDVIMAGSNNYLGLTNDPRTIKAAQDVIKFYGTGCTGSRYLNGTLDLHLELEEKLAVFMNKEACVLFSTGYQTNEGSIQTIADRNDIIFSDKDNHACIVVGTQVSNAKTVRYRHNDMDHLRNLLAKADPDAGKIIVSDGVFSMSGTLAKIPEMVQIKNEFGAGLYLDDAHAVGVIGEGGRGSASVFGLMDDVDLISGTFSKSFASLGGFLVGDRTVIEYIRHKSPAHIFSASMPPANVATVLKSLEILQEEPWRLQRLEEISTYMRTNLKELGFNVWSSQTPIIPVVIGEMMKCFQFWKDLFEEGVYVNAVVPPAVPRGQALVRTSYMATHTDEHLDRILDAFRTVGIKHGIIDKNGKSLIDVE; this comes from the coding sequence ATGGCCGACACTACAGCCAAAACTACATATTCGAAGGTTTTTCAAAAAGCGTACGATTTTACAAAGGCTGATGAAATCAAGGAGATGGGTCTTTACCCGTATTTTAAACCTCTTCAGGCCACCGACGGAACAATTGTTAAAATTGAGGGCCGTGATGTTATCATGGCAGGATCCAATAACTATCTGGGCCTTACCAATGATCCGCGCACCATTAAAGCGGCTCAGGACGTAATTAAGTTTTACGGTACCGGCTGCACAGGATCAAGATACCTAAACGGCACGCTGGATCTTCACCTCGAGCTCGAGGAGAAGCTTGCTGTATTCATGAACAAAGAAGCCTGCGTACTGTTCAGTACGGGCTACCAGACCAATGAAGGGTCTATTCAGACAATTGCCGACAGAAACGACATTATTTTTTCCGATAAGGACAATCACGCTTGTATTGTTGTGGGAACGCAGGTGTCGAATGCCAAAACTGTTCGATACCGTCACAACGATATGGACCACCTCAGAAATCTGCTCGCAAAAGCGGATCCGGATGCAGGAAAGATTATCGTAAGTGACGGAGTGTTCTCGATGTCGGGTACGCTTGCAAAAATTCCGGAAATGGTTCAGATTAAAAATGAGTTCGGAGCAGGCCTTTATCTTGACGATGCGCATGCAGTAGGGGTGATAGGTGAAGGTGGACGAGGTTCTGCCTCTGTATTCGGCCTGATGGATGATGTGGATCTGATCAGCGGCACATTCTCGAAGTCATTTGCTTCACTCGGCGGATTTCTGGTAGGAGACAGAACCGTTATCGAATACATCCGTCATAAGTCACCCGCCCATATCTTTAGTGCGAGCATGCCGCCTGCGAATGTTGCAACTGTCCTTAAATCTCTTGAAATACTGCAAGAAGAGCCATGGAGGCTTCAGCGGCTGGAAGAGATATCTACCTACATGAGAACAAATTTGAAAGAGCTCGGATTTAATGTATGGTCGAGCCAAACCCCCATTATACCTGTTGTAATCGGTGAGATGATGAAGTGTTTCCAGTTCTGGAAAGACCTGTTCGAAGAAGGGGTGTATGTAAATGCAGTGGTGCCACCTGCTGTTCCGAGAGGACAGGCCCTGGTGCGCACAAGTTATATGGCAACCCATACAGATGAACACCTCGACAGGATTCTCGATGCATTCCGCACCGTGGGAATAAAACATGGAATTATTGATAAAAACGGAAAATCGCTGATAGATGTAGAGTGA